Within the Streptomyces sp. YIM 121038 genome, the region CGAGGCCTTCGCCTTCTCCACCGTCGTCGGCTTCGAACCCGACCTGGACGTCGTCGCGTTGCTGTACGCCTCCCTCCTGGTCCAGGGCACGGCGGCCATGACCACCGCCGAGGCGGGCCAGCGCGCGGGCGGCCGCAACCGCACCAAGACCTTCCGCCAGGCCTTCTGGATGGCGTACGCCCACCGCGTCGGCGCCCGCCTGGAGGCCGCGGCCGCGCCCGTCACGCACGAGGCCGGGGACGGCGCGCTGCTCCCGGTGCTCGCGGCCCGGGACGTCTCCGTCACCGACCGCACGGAGCGGATGTTCCCCGAGACCACCACGACCCGCGTACGGGGCGTGCACGACGGCGCGGGCTGGGCCGAGGGCGCGGCCGCGGCGGCGGGCGCTAACCTTCACGCACGTGTGAGGCTTCCGGACACCCCTGCGGACGAGAGGGACTGACATGCGCATCGGAGAACTGGCGGAACGCACCGACACGTCCCGCCGACTGCTGCGCTACTACGAGGAACAGGGCCTGATCGTCGCCGATCGGACCCCCAACGGCTACCGCGACTACGACGAGTTCTACGTCGACCGCGTCCTGCAGATCCGCGGCCTCCTGGAGGCCGGGCTGCCCACCCGCATCATCAAGCAGATCCTGCCCTGCCTGAACAAGCCCCGGATCATCCACTTCCCCGACGCGACGCCGGAGATGCTCGCCACCCTGGAGCACGAACGCGACCGCATGACGGAACGCGTCGAATGCCTGACCCGCAACCGGGACGCGATCGCGGAATACCTGGCAGCGGTAACCCAAACCCGGGCCGAACAGCCGGCCTGACCCCATCCCCGCCCCGGGGCCGCCCCGCCCTGTGGCCGCCCCCCGCCCTGTGGGCGGCTGGTCCGCCCAGGGGGCGGAACGGGCGGGCACAGGGGCGGAGCGCCGCCGCCACCTGCTTCCCGCCTTGACCCGCACCACAGCGCCCCCTTCCCGAGCCCACCCCCAAAACCCCCAAACCCCTGCGTACCATCACGGAGTGACCTGGTGGCGAGCCCTGAGACAGACCGCCCACACGGGCCTGTCCGTGGAGCGCCGCCGCCTGGAACCCCTCGTGGCCCTCCGCGGAGCCACCGGCCTCGCCCTCGTCATCGGCGCGAGCCTCACCCTCTTCGGCCCCGCCGTCGCCGCCAGCTCCGCGTTCGGCGCGTACCAGGCGGCCATCGCCACCTTCCAGCGCAGCTGGCGCCCGCGCCCCGAGCTCGCCATCGCCTCCGGCACGAGCCTCGCCGTCTCCACCTTCCTCGGCTACGTGACGGGCTCCCACCAGCCGCTGTTCCTCGCCCTGCTCGCCCTGTGGACCTTCCTCGCGGGCCTGAGCTGGGCCGCGGGCCCCACGATCGGCCTCATCGCCACGTCCAACGTCGCGATCATGCTGGTGACCATCACCCTCCCCACCTCGATCGCGGCGGCCGCGGGCCACGCGGCGATGATGGTCGTCGGCGGCCTCGTCCAGGCGGCCCTGGTGGTCGTCTTCCCCGTACGCCGCTGGGGCGCCCACCGCGACGCCCTGGCCGACGCCCTGGCCGCGGAGGCCGACTACGCCCGCCGCCTGCGCCACGACCCGGCGGCCCCCTTCGACCCGGTCCCGCTGATGGCGGCCCGCGACGCCGCGACGATCACTCCGCGCCAGGCCCGCACCCGCCCCGCCGAGCTCCACGGCGCCCGTGGCCTCGCCGAACGCATCCGACCGGTGCTCGCCTCGCTCGCCGACCCGGCGATGGGCGTCCCCGAGGAGGGCCCCGAACGGGCCCGCGCCCGGGAACTCCTCGCCGCCGCGGCCGACATCCTCGACGCCGCCGCCCGAGCCATCCGCCACGGCACCCCCGTCCGCCTCCCGGCCCCGGCCGTCGCCGCCTTCCGGACCCCCGACACGGGCGCCATCCTCCAGGGCCCGCCCCACCGGGCGGCGACCCGTCTGGGAGCCCTGCTCAAGGACGTGGTGGAAGTGGCGGGCGGCCGCGCGGGCGCTGCCGCCGTGCCCGAGGCGCCGGGCGGCCGTGACACCAGGGCGACCGCCAAGAACCTCCTCCGCCCGGGCCTGGCCGCCCTGGCCCCCGCGGCGGCCAGGGCCATGCGCACGGAACTGCGCAAGCGCGACTCCCCCGTCACCCGCCACGCCCTCCGCGTCACCACGGTCACCGCCGTCGGCTACGCGCTGGGCACCCACCTCCCCCTGGGCCACGCCTACTGGGCCCCCATGGCCTCGGTCATGGTGATGCGCCCGGACTTCTCCCAGACGTACTCCCGCGCCGTCGCCCGCTTCGCGGGCACCCTCGTCGGCGTGGCCCTGGCCACCGGCCTGGTCCAGCTCACCCACCCCGGCGTCCGCCTCTCCGCCGTCCTCGCCGTCGCGTCCGCGGGACTCATGTACCTGCTGATGCGCACGGGCCAGTTCGCCGCCCAGGCCTGCGTCGCCGCGTACGTGGTGTTCCTGCTCGGCATGGGCGGCGAGGAGTGGACGCAGACGGTCCCGGAGCGCGTCTTCCTGACGCTGCTCGGCGGCGCCCTCGCGATGCTCGCGTACGCCTGCTACCCGGCCTGGGAGACCCCGCGCCTGCGCACCCGCCTCGCGGACTGGCTGGCGGCGGACGGCCGGTACGCCGCCGCCGTCGTCGGCCACTACGCCGAACCCGCGGGCAAGTCCTGCCCGGACGTCCGCGAGGCCCTGCTCGCCGCCCGCGACGCCCGCGTCGCCTGGCAGGAGGCGGCCGAGCGCGCCCAGCGGGAGCCCGTGCGCCACCGCGGCCTGTCCCGCGCCGCCGCCCAGGACGCCGAGCTGGCCCTGGTGCAGATCGGCCGCGTCGCCATGCTGATGGAGGCGCACCTGCCGGAGCGCGGCGCGCCCCCGGTCCCGGCCGCCGCCCGCTTCGCCGACGCCCTGCGCACCGCGACCGCCCAGGGCGCGCGGGCCGTGCGCGAGCGCCGCGTCCCCGACTGGGGCCCGGTGCGCGAGGCCCTGGACGCCTGGGACGGCGAGGGCGTCCCGGACCGCGTCGTGCGCCGCGGCGCGGGCCTGCTCCTCCAGGCCCTCGACGACCTCTCCGACGCCCTGGACACCGCGCCCCCGCCGATGCTGGTGGACGGTACGGACAGCGGCGGCGGGCGCTGAGCGGTCTTGTGCAAGTGTGGTGCGGTTCGGCAGCGCCCCGAAGGGGCGCGGGGAACTGCGCGATCAGCCACGACGGTCCCGCAGGCGGTCGACGGCCTA harbors:
- a CDS encoding MerR family transcriptional regulator, which produces MRIGELAERTDTSRRLLRYYEEQGLIVADRTPNGYRDYDEFYVDRVLQIRGLLEAGLPTRIIKQILPCLNKPRIIHFPDATPEMLATLEHERDRMTERVECLTRNRDAIAEYLAAVTQTRAEQPA
- a CDS encoding FUSC family protein: MTWWRALRQTAHTGLSVERRRLEPLVALRGATGLALVIGASLTLFGPAVAASSAFGAYQAAIATFQRSWRPRPELAIASGTSLAVSTFLGYVTGSHQPLFLALLALWTFLAGLSWAAGPTIGLIATSNVAIMLVTITLPTSIAAAAGHAAMMVVGGLVQAALVVVFPVRRWGAHRDALADALAAEADYARRLRHDPAAPFDPVPLMAARDAATITPRQARTRPAELHGARGLAERIRPVLASLADPAMGVPEEGPERARARELLAAAADILDAAARAIRHGTPVRLPAPAVAAFRTPDTGAILQGPPHRAATRLGALLKDVVEVAGGRAGAAAVPEAPGGRDTRATAKNLLRPGLAALAPAAARAMRTELRKRDSPVTRHALRVTTVTAVGYALGTHLPLGHAYWAPMASVMVMRPDFSQTYSRAVARFAGTLVGVALATGLVQLTHPGVRLSAVLAVASAGLMYLLMRTGQFAAQACVAAYVVFLLGMGGEEWTQTVPERVFLTLLGGALAMLAYACYPAWETPRLRTRLADWLAADGRYAAAVVGHYAEPAGKSCPDVREALLAARDARVAWQEAAERAQREPVRHRGLSRAAAQDAELALVQIGRVAMLMEAHLPERGAPPVPAAARFADALRTATAQGARAVRERRVPDWGPVREALDAWDGEGVPDRVVRRGAGLLLQALDDLSDALDTAPPPMLVDGTDSGGGR